The nucleotide window CATTAAATTATCTATCTTCCAATGTAAAGCTGATTGcatacacaacaacaacaaaataattttcttctctttcattttcttataataGAAGGAAAAAGTTTGTCGACAACATTTTCACCCcttcaaatgaaaaaaagatcGAAAAGCCAATAAGTTTCAACCGCATACTTTTCctcttttaacttttaatacTAGAAACTCATCAAAGAAGTTCTCATTCCATCATTTACCACACAACATGAACACAACAAATGATCATAACAGCAACCAACACCTCAAACtcattaaatcatttttaaaaaactgaGAAGAATTTCAAGACTTTATGTTTTTGTTCTTATTCTTGTTCTTGTTATTTTTCTTGGCACCACACTCAACAGGCAAACCCTGCCAGAACCGTTTCTTATCCTTACAGTAATTGTAAACCATGAACTTCTTCTGAACCCATTTGAGAACTTTCCGGCTCGAAGAATCCATCCCTCTCTGCGAAAACCACTCGCTAGTACtggtggaagaagaagaagacgagccACTGGGACTACAAGGTGTATTAGTCGTGGTTCCATTATCAATGGACCAGATACAAGCATTCTCAGAGTTGTAGTTCATGAAAGAGGCTACGAATGGTCCTTCTGACCAGTTTGTCTTGACCAGTCCTCCCCTTGTGGCCCAATCATCTGCGTTCCATAAACTACCGTACATTCTCATGGGTTGGCTCTTTGGATAAGCCACACCCATTGCATCCAAATTCTTGAATTCTCTAATTGGTTTCCCATCAACGTAGAACCTTTGTAGAATTTAAACATGTTAACACAAGATACTATTAAGTGACgtttatattaaaacatatattttttttaaatcagttaGAAAAATTATGTTGGGATTAGTTTTTGCCACTCCCTCTTTATTATTACTAATAATAACTAAACGGTTCTATTTTTAACTATAATTaaaatctatttaatttatatatatgaaattagcTAAGAATAACTAGAAAAATCTACTTACACTATGTGACTCGGATTCCAAAGAATAGAATAGTTGTGGAACTCAGCTGTGGGATCGAACCAAAGGTAAAACTGCTGCTCTCTATCACCTTTGCCTTGAGTGTAAACGTTAGTGTGAAGTATGTAAGGATCTCCACTAACATTCCCCAAGAACTCGAAATCTATCTCGTCCCATGTTAATCCTTGAGACTTCAACTACAcaccaaaaaaacaccaaaatcTATTATTCAACGTAACATTacgtaatatatttatatt belongs to Brassica rapa cultivar Chiifu-401-42 chromosome A07, CAAS_Brap_v3.01, whole genome shotgun sequence and includes:
- the LOC103828367 gene encoding probable xyloglucan endotransglucosylase/hydrolase protein 21, translating into MASQALLVMSLIIILGLNIFLVAHANYLNQDIDITWGDGRGKFLNNDTLLNLTLDQSSGSGFQSKAEYLYGKVDMQIKLVPGNSAGTVTTFYLKSQGLTWDEIDFEFLGNVSGDPYILHTNVYTQGKGDREQQFYLWFDPTAEFHNYSILWNPSHIVFYVDGKPIREFKNLDAMGVAYPKSQPMRMYGSLWNADDWATRGGLVKTNWSEGPFVASFMNYNSENACIWSIDNGTTTNTPCSPSGSSSSSSTSTSEWFSQRGMDSSSRKVLKWVQKKFMVYNYCKDKKRFWQGLPVECGAKKNNKNKNKNKNIKS